A window of the Agromyces mariniharenae genome harbors these coding sequences:
- a CDS encoding DUF305 domain-containing protein, protein MTVERLPRGAGPRRSALATAPALALALALVAGVAGCTAGTGTAATTPTFVTPAPPPGSESDGTAAGAPADQSATEADLDFVAAMIVHHEQAVELAELAPGRVDDAELADLAERIALVQADEAEQMRTWLERRSTRDDAGDAHGHADDMAGAISRSTLDRASELQGTAFDRLFIEAMVPHHRGAIEMAETRLAEPGDSAVTRWARAIATAQALEIDRLLEVEARLPAG, encoded by the coding sequence ATGACGGTGGAGCGACTCCCCCGTGGCGCCGGGCCGCGACGGTCCGCGCTCGCCACGGCTCCCGCCCTCGCGCTGGCGCTCGCGCTCGTCGCCGGCGTCGCGGGCTGCACGGCCGGCACCGGCACGGCCGCGACGACGCCGACCTTCGTCACGCCGGCCCCGCCGCCGGGCTCCGAGTCGGATGGCACGGCGGCGGGCGCGCCTGCCGATCAGTCGGCGACCGAGGCGGACCTCGACTTCGTCGCCGCGATGATCGTGCACCACGAGCAGGCCGTCGAGCTCGCGGAGCTCGCGCCCGGGCGGGTCGACGATGCGGAGCTCGCGGACCTGGCCGAGCGGATCGCCCTCGTGCAGGCCGACGAGGCCGAGCAGATGCGCACCTGGCTCGAGCGCCGGAGCACCCGCGACGATGCGGGCGACGCGCACGGCCACGCCGACGACATGGCGGGCGCGATCAGCCGCTCGACGCTCGACCGGGCCTCGGAGCTGCAGGGCACGGCGTTCGACCGCCTGTTCATCGAGGCCATGGTGCCGCACCACCGCGGCGCGATCGAGATGGCGGAGACCCGGCTCGCAGAGCCCGGCGACTCCGCGGTCACGCGTTGGGCACGCGCGATCGCGACCGCCCAGGCGCTCGAGATCGACCGGCTCCTCGAGGTCGAGGCGAGGCTGCCGGCCGGCTGA
- a CDS encoding LVIVD repeat-containing protein, whose translation MAAGRAWSRARTLAVGLLAIMLAGGAAGAPAVAQPTGPQASVVQPAPAEPAPPVAPPGREPSMGGGIEWVAHRDNPFRQGDDADFINSDLAFSGDYLVQGNYAGFSIWDIADPASPELVSAVSCPGGQGDVSTVGNLVLIAIDETMSDDSCAASRVPETAENWEGLRIFDISDPAAPRYAAAVRTRCGGHTHTVVPDPGSTDRVFVYMNAYSRGASLNCTGRNPLQVIEVPLAAPEEAAIVSELDLFDDETAFGPEDRVAGGAETRSTTGCHDITAYPAKGLAVAACRGDGLLLSIADPLNPVVLQRVRDPAVTFWHSGIFDNDATRIVFQDELGDGFINTCSPAYGADRGADAVWLIQPDGLVKAGTYKLPREQSDLEKCVAHSGGLVPVPGRFIIAQAWLEGGVSVVDLTDPAAPVELAWFDRPSYGYSMDYTAGIWAVYPYRGHLYASDMYEGLDVLRLTDPVFADAARYDDASLNPQTQPSYAWVWREAPVVPTAPEERAPLETLAVEPAELVPADTATVTVSLPAGSLAPGETADVWWMPTQAVLATVTAAEDGALAPTEVALPGPLVAGTYDLVVRGDASAPKLALASVVVAEHTAAPAADAAPAAPGGDAWWLLVLAPFAIALAYHVALAVRRRRRTLG comes from the coding sequence ATGGCGGCCGGTCGCGCGTGGTCGCGGGCGCGCACCCTCGCGGTCGGCCTCCTCGCGATCATGCTCGCCGGGGGCGCCGCGGGCGCGCCCGCGGTCGCGCAGCCCACGGGCCCGCAGGCGTCGGTGGTGCAGCCCGCACCCGCCGAACCCGCGCCACCCGTCGCGCCGCCGGGCCGCGAGCCCTCGATGGGCGGCGGCATCGAGTGGGTCGCACACCGTGACAACCCCTTCCGGCAGGGCGACGACGCCGACTTCATCAACTCCGACCTCGCCTTCTCGGGCGACTACCTCGTGCAGGGCAACTACGCGGGCTTCTCGATCTGGGACATCGCCGACCCGGCCTCGCCCGAACTGGTGAGCGCCGTGTCGTGTCCGGGCGGGCAGGGCGACGTCAGCACGGTCGGCAACCTCGTGCTCATCGCGATCGACGAGACGATGTCCGACGACTCCTGCGCGGCGAGCCGCGTGCCCGAGACCGCGGAGAACTGGGAGGGGCTGCGCATCTTCGACATCAGCGACCCGGCGGCGCCCCGCTACGCCGCCGCCGTGCGCACCCGCTGCGGCGGGCACACGCACACGGTCGTGCCCGATCCGGGGAGCACCGACCGGGTGTTCGTGTACATGAACGCCTACAGCCGGGGCGCGTCGCTCAACTGCACCGGCCGCAACCCGCTGCAGGTCATCGAGGTGCCGCTCGCCGCCCCCGAGGAGGCGGCGATCGTCAGCGAGCTCGACCTGTTCGACGACGAGACCGCATTCGGCCCCGAGGACCGGGTGGCGGGCGGCGCCGAGACCCGTTCGACCACCGGATGCCACGACATCACGGCGTACCCGGCCAAGGGACTCGCGGTGGCGGCGTGCAGGGGCGACGGACTGCTCCTCTCGATCGCCGACCCGCTGAACCCGGTCGTGCTGCAGCGCGTGCGCGACCCCGCCGTGACGTTCTGGCACTCGGGCATCTTCGACAACGACGCGACGCGCATCGTCTTCCAGGACGAGCTCGGCGACGGCTTCATCAACACGTGCTCGCCGGCCTACGGCGCCGATCGCGGCGCCGACGCGGTGTGGCTCATCCAGCCCGACGGGCTCGTCAAGGCGGGCACGTACAAGCTCCCGCGCGAGCAGTCCGACCTCGAGAAGTGCGTCGCCCACTCGGGCGGCCTGGTACCGGTGCCCGGGCGGTTCATCATCGCGCAGGCGTGGCTCGAGGGCGGGGTCTCGGTCGTCGACCTCACCGACCCCGCCGCGCCCGTCGAGCTCGCCTGGTTCGACCGGCCCTCCTACGGCTACTCGATGGACTACACGGCCGGCATCTGGGCGGTGTACCCGTACCGCGGCCACCTCTACGCGAGCGACATGTACGAGGGCCTCGACGTGCTGCGCCTCACGGATCCGGTCTTCGCCGACGCCGCGCGCTACGACGACGCGAGCCTGAACCCGCAGACGCAGCCCTCGTATGCGTGGGTGTGGCGTGAGGCGCCCGTGGTGCCGACCGCGCCCGAGGAACGCGCACCGCTCGAGACGCTCGCGGTGGAGCCGGCCGAGCTCGTTCCGGCCGACACGGCGACGGTCACGGTGTCGCTGCCGGCCGGGTCGCTCGCACCCGGCGAGACGGCCGACGTGTGGTGGATGCCGACGCAGGCGGTGCTCGCCACGGTCACCGCCGCCGAGGACGGCGCGCTCGCGCCGACCGAGGTGGCCCTGCCCGGCCCGCTCGTCGCCGGCACGTACGACCTCGTCGTGCGAGGCGACGCCTCCGCGCCGAAGCTCGCGCTCGCGAGCGTCGTCGTGGCCGAGCACACGGCCGCACCGGCAGCGGATGCCGCGCCGGCGGCGCCCGGCGGCGACGCATGGTGGCTGCTCGTGCTCGCCCCGTTCGCCATCGCACTGGCCTACCACGTCGCACTCGCCGTCCGACGTCGCCGGCGGACCCTCGGATGA
- a CDS encoding spermidine synthase has protein sequence MGDPRLELDGEHVTARLLPERGTNGGFSLVIEGTTQSHVNPLDPLDLQLEYTRLVAGIIDGCREPGVPIRVLHLGAGALTIPRYIGATRPGSVQHVVELHRELFEFVLDVLPLDDDVELTVEFDDGRVAVERAARTGGGWDIAVVDVFSGAVSPRHMSTAEFFGQLDQLLAPDGVVVVNTLATAGLDMSREVIATLAARYDDVLALAAPAVVEGTSLGNVVIAASSEPLAGDEMLRNADTGPRPVEVLRDSALTAFVGDAPVRRDDDPVD, from the coding sequence ATGGGCGATCCCCGACTGGAACTCGACGGCGAGCACGTCACGGCACGGCTCCTCCCCGAGCGCGGCACGAACGGCGGCTTCTCGCTCGTCATCGAGGGCACGACGCAATCGCACGTGAATCCGCTCGACCCGCTCGACCTCCAGCTCGAGTACACGCGGCTCGTCGCCGGCATCATCGACGGATGCCGCGAGCCCGGCGTCCCCATCCGCGTGCTGCACCTCGGAGCGGGCGCCCTCACGATCCCCCGGTACATCGGCGCGACGCGACCCGGGTCGGTGCAGCACGTGGTCGAGCTGCACCGCGAGCTCTTCGAGTTCGTGCTCGACGTGCTGCCGCTCGACGACGACGTGGAGCTCACGGTCGAGTTCGACGACGGGCGGGTCGCCGTCGAGCGGGCCGCACGCACGGGCGGCGGCTGGGACATCGCGGTCGTCGACGTGTTCTCGGGCGCGGTGTCCCCCAGGCACATGTCGACCGCCGAGTTCTTCGGCCAGCTCGACCAGCTCCTGGCGCCCGACGGGGTCGTGGTGGTGAACACCCTCGCGACCGCGGGGCTCGACATGAGCCGGGAGGTCATCGCGACGCTCGCCGCGCGGTACGACGACGTGCTCGCGCTCGCGGCGCCGGCGGTCGTCGAGGGCACGAGCCTCGGCAACGTCGTCATCGCGGCGTCGTCGGAGCCCCTCGCGGGCGACGAGATGCTCCGCAACGCCGACACCGGTCCGCGACCCGTCGAGGTGCTGCGCGACAGCGCCCTCACCGCGTTCGTGGGCGACGCGCCCGTGCGTCGCGACGACGATCCCGTGGACTGA